A section of the Papaver somniferum cultivar HN1 unplaced genomic scaffold, ASM357369v1 unplaced-scaffold_32, whole genome shotgun sequence genome encodes:
- the LOC113341922 gene encoding nuclear pore complex protein GP210-like isoform X2 has protein sequence MSPSGIILLVLLATLRASESVTGPHIADVNLLLPPRMTHPVEYRLQGTDGCFSWSWDHHDILSLEPEYNTSTTRCSTSVRVKSIAPYSGRKETAIYATDLRTGINIRCKVFIDKISRIQIFHNSIKLDLDGLATLRVRAFDDEENVFSSLVGLQFSWGLRPEANETVHHLVHVPLKESPLSDCGGFCGDLDTQITLEDSGVHSDLFAVKGTEIGHEIVSVNLIEPQFENMADKILLTVAEAMSIDPPSPVVVVIGASVHYHLKVIRQNTPKGIELPSANHRWSVVNASVARVDDMMGIAHAINLGTTTINVEDTRVVGHVQMSSLHVVIPDNLCLYKLPVTSSGDPIEGMEAVPSTVRWYVVVGRQYAIHMKVFSHRSGGQEIYITERDDVKLQYNDSVHWTSFVVPESIAVKHGWHNSRILKATSQGLGRLAANLTYHTGHTETTEVVHEVMVCERVKFKMWKKNDSSTTIHLPWAPGIYEEMELSATGGCVETTNGYKWYTSDASTVSVSASGVIQAKKPGQVTVKVVSVHDSTNYDEVAIKVSVPSSMVMLRSFAVESVVGTYLQAAVTMRAPYGSYFDRCDSFSSFIRWTVGSQSFEIVNTTGKASAFKLSNIDGYQSLYSPPCAWTYVYASGVGRAILHATLSKELESFDHPSDEPVVLKASSMISAHHPLVVQQAGNGNQFGGYWAELPTTETGFHLKDLNELYLVPGTELNVMLIGGPEQWDQGVEYVENVKNINGEQLSPKGGILVDRALSNGGLYRISCLTMGIHQLVFSRGNLIGDDHPLPTIEKVELSVTCSVPSSITLIANEPVNTPELISSAAQDDRTPDRIRATPITVANGCTIRVAAVGLHSSGKAFVNSSSLGLNWEMSSCDGLALWDAITVERYRTTSSWERFLVLQNSSGLCIVRATVIGFSDTTSVHLRGRASLLLEEKSKNLLTDAIRLQLVSSLRVVPESILLLFNPEAKATLLITGGTCSLHAVVNDTRVAEVIQPPNLECSQLLVDPRGLGTALITVDDVGLAHLTASARVRVADVDWIKIIAKEEIFLLVGSAQSFNILAGLHDGTVFDSSQYVYMSIHVHFEDPILELLSINASNSGESYIYGPGFAIQANSIGVTTIYVSARQRSGHEVYSDPVRVEVYAPPRIHPNHIFLAPGASYKLTVKGGPSIGVYAGYTLDDETIADIQKTSGRIRAISPGNGSIHVNFFGKGSSFICQAYGSIEVGIPSSMMLSPQSEQLNVGREMPIFPSFTEGNLFSFYELCKDYKWSIEDEQVLSYRSAEHSHKTLVSGALDTMYPSYSDRKDLGFINVVYGRSSGKTNVAVSFSCDFTSESFSLSKMYTASASLWVVSYPPLSLGVPITWILPPFYTTSNLLPESYNQGDSQGRKGTVIYTLMRSCGGKNGEIHKDAISIEGARIKTSDSGDLGCIQAKDRLTGRAEIASCVRVAEVAQVRVTSKEFAFYVADLAVGAELDLLVHYHDALGNPFHEAYDAVQIDADTNYPEVVSINSTRDSFGNIRLKATRHGRALLRISMSNNQQKSDYFMVSVGAHLFPQNPVLYVGRYINFSVGGSDNVVPGRWLSASDNVVSIDMLSGEALARGEGTTQVIFEGSNLKLQTAVTVQKVDVVLVDSPEETLTNIPFPTKGYYFSIRFSDPSGQNFESFSSSKGVNYDCRVDPPYIGYAKPWRDLDLGVTYCLFFPYSPEHLARSIPKSKTMRPDISLSITASMKELAHVSGSSTALFIGGFSVLEMDKDLLRLNLTPVSNKSMITIVGNTDVDIYWQKRDLMSVTPVIVYEYGMGGQAEYEVKALRATRFKDKIIITLPATGQRVEVDVGFEPGETRLSSRSNFALWASIFGVVTLFTSLLIYKKFLNQPATSRPTSAAPRATPIRHTVTPDRNRSVQQQSPRTPEVFLEYVRDTIDKTPYYKRDAVRRRNPQNTF, from the exons ATGTCTCCTTCTGGAATCATCTTACTAGTTCTACTAGCAACTTTACGGGCGTCGGAATCAGTTACTGGTCCACATATCGCAGATGTAAACCTATTATTACCTCCTCGTATGACTCATCCCGTCGAGTATCGTCTTCAAGGAACCGATGGTTGTTTCTCATG GTCATGGGATCATCATGATATTTTATCACTAGAACCTGAGTATAATACTAGTACGACTCGTTGTTCAACGAGTGTACGTGTGAAATCCATTGCTCCATACAGTGGTAGAAAAGAAACGGCTATTTATGCTACTGATTTACGGACTGGAATTAATATCCGTTGTAAGGTTTTTATTGATAAAATTTCTAGGATTCAGATTTTTCATAACTCTATTAAGCTTGATTTGGATGGACTTGCAACGTTACGTGTACGTGCTTTTGATGATGAAG AAAATGTGTTTTCCTCGCTGGTCGGGTTACAGTTTTCTTGGGGACTTAGGCCTGAAGCAAATGAAACAGTTCATCATCTTGTTCACGTTCCACTGAAGGAGTCACCGTTGAGTGATTGTGGAGGCTTTTGTGGTGATCTTGATACTCAAATAACACTTGAAGACAGT GGTGTTCACTCCGACTTGTTTGCTGTGAAGGGAACTGAAATAGGTCACGAGATTGTTTCTGTCAATCTAATTGAGCCACAATTTGAAAATATGGCAGATAAGATCTTGCTAACTGTTGCAGAAGCAATGTCAATCGACCCTCCATCCCCTGTAGTAGTGGTTATTGGTGCTTCTGTTCATTACCATCTTAAAGTTATTCGTCAGAATACACCTAAAG GAATAGAGTTACCATCTGCCAATCATCGGTGGTCTGTGGTGAATGCTTCGGTCGCTCGAGTCGACGACATGATGGGCATAGCACATGCAATTAATCTGGGAACCACTACTATTAACGTGGAAGATACTAGAGTAGTGGGACATGTACAAATGTCGTCACTTCATGTTGTCATACCtgacaatttgtgtttgtacaaATTACCTGTAACCAGCTCCGGTGATCCCATTGAAGGAATGGAAGCTGTGCCTTCAACTGTCCGCTGGTATGTTGTCGTGGGTCGACAGTATGCCATTCACATGAAGGTTTTCTCACATAGATCTGGTGGACAGGAAATATACATTACAGAG AGGGATGATGTTAAATTGCAATACAACGATTCTGTTCACTGGACATCATTTGTGGTTCCAGAAAGCATTGCAGTGAAGCACGGGTGGCATAATTCTAGAATCCTAAAAGCAACTTCTCAAGGACTGGGAAGATTGGCTGCTAACTTAACTTATCATACTGGGCACACAGAAACTACTGAG GTTGTGCATGAAGTCATGGTCTGCGAGCGTGTGAAGTTCAAAATGTGGAAAAAAAACGATTCTTCTACAACTATACACCTTCCGTGGGCACCTGGGATATATGAAGAAATGGAACTAAGTGCAACAGGAG GCTGTGTGGAAACAACAAATGGTTACAAGTGGTATACATCTGATGCTTCCACTGTATCTGTATCTGCTTCCGGGGTTATCCAGGCAAAGAAGCCTGGCCAAGTTACTGTAAAAGTGGTATCTGTGCATGATTCGACAAATTATGACGAG GTGGCCATTAAAGTTTCCGTTCCTTCATCAATGGTTATGCTGCGAAGCTTTGCCGTGGAATCTGTTGTAGGAACATATCTTCAAGCTGCAGTAACAATGAGAGCACCCTATG GTAGCTATTTCGATAGATGTGATTCATTTAGCTCCTTCATAAGGTGGACTGTTGGAAGCCAGTCTTTCGAAATCGTCAATACAACAGGAAAAGCATCAGCCTTCAAGCTATCAAATATTGATGGATACCAGTCACTTTATAGCCCTCCATGTGCATGGACATATGTATATGCTTCTGGTGTCGGCCGAGCTATTCTGCATGCGACTTTGTCTAAAGAGTTGGAATCTTTTGATCATCCATCAGATGAACCAGTTGTTCTGAAAGCCTCTTCAATGATTTCTGCTCATCATCCCCTTGTTGTGCAACAGGCAGGGAATGGGAACCAGTTTGGTGGTTATTGGGCTGAGTTGCCTACAACAGAAACTGGATTTCATTTGAAAGATTTGAATGAGTTGTATCTTGTTCCGGGAACAGAGTTGAATGTGATGCTTATTGGAGGACCTGAACAGTGGGACCAAGGTGTTGAGTATGTTGAAAATGTCAAAAATATCAACGGGGAACAACTATCTCCTAAAGGTGGAATCCTTGTGGACCGAGCACTCAGTAATGGGGGTTTATACAGAATATCTTGCCTGACAATGGGAATTCAT CAACTGGTTTTCTCACGAGGGAATTTGATTGGCGACGACCATCCTCTTCCAACAATAGAGAAAGTGGAATTGTCCGTTACATGTAGTGTTCCTTCATCAATCACACTGATTGCCAACGAACCAG TAAATACACCTGAGCTCATATCTTCTGCGGCTCAAGATGATCGGACCCCAGACAGAATCCGTGCTACACCTATTACTGTGGCAAACGGATGCACTATTCGAGTTGCTGCTGTTGGCTTACATAGCTCTGGAAAGGCGTTTGTAAACTCATCATCTCTTGGCCTTAACTGGGAAATGAGTAGTTGCGATGGGCTAGCTCTTTGGGATGCTATCACTGTAGAGAGATACAGGACCACCTCCAGTTGGGAGAGGTTTTTGGTTTTGCAGAACTCGTCAGGGCTG TGCATCGTCCGTGCTACTGTTATTGGTTTTTCTGATACCACGAGTGTTCATCTTCGCGGGAGGGCTTCTTTATTGCTAGAAGAAAAGTCAAAGAACCTTCTCACTGACGCCATACGTTTACAG CTTGTttcttctctgcgggtagttccAGAGTCCATCTTATTATTGTTCAACCCGGAAGCAAAG GCAACACTGTTAATTACTGGAGGGACATGTTCCCTACATGCTGTTGTCAATGATACTCGAGTTGCAGAAGTAATTCAACCCCCAAATTTGGAATGCTCACAACTGCTAGTTGATCCCAGAGGGCTGGGAACTGCACTTATTACTGTTGATGATGTTGGACTTGCTCATCTGACAGCCTCTGCCAGG GTGCGTGTTGCAGATGTAGATTGGATCAAGATCATCGCAAAAGAAGAGATATTCCTTTTG GTTGGGAGTGCACAGTCATTTAATATCTTAGCAGGTCTTCACGATGGAACTGTATTTGATTCCTCTCAG TATGTTTACATGAGTATTCATGTTCATTTTGAGGATCCCATACTGGAGCTTCTCAGCATCAATGCCTCAAATTCTGGTGAGAGTTACATCTATGGGCCAGGTTTTGCAATTCAAGCCAATAGTATTGGGGTTACTACTATATAT GTCAGTGCTAGACAACGATCTGGACATGAAGTATACAGCGATCCTGTTAGAGTGGAAGTCTATGCACCACCGAGGATACATCCTAATCATATTTTCCTCGCTCCAGGTGCATCGTACAAG CTTACCGTGAAAGGGGGCCCAAGTATCGGAGTGTACGCCGGGTATACATTGGACGATGAGACTATAGCAGATATTCAGAAAACTTCAGGACGAATTCGAGCAATATCTCCAGGAAATGGT AGCATACATGTCAATTTTTTTGGGAAAGGAAGTAGTTTTATTTGCCAGGCATATGGAAGTATTGAAGTAGGGATTCCGTCCTCTATGATGTTGAGTCCACAAAGTGAGCAGCTTAATGTTGGTCGTGAAATGCCAATATTCCCTTCTTTCACTGAG GGCAATTTATTTTCCTTCTATGAGCTCTGCAAGGATTATAAATGGAGTATAGAGGATGAACAG GTGCTGAGCTATCGAAGTGCTGAGCACTCTCATAAAACTCTTGTTTCTGGTGCTTTGGATACCATGTACCCAAGTTACTCAGACAGAAAAGATCTTGGGTTTATTAATGTAGTGTATGGAAG GTCTTCAGGCAAAACAAATGTTGCTGTTTCATTCTCTTGTGATTTTACCTCAGAGTCCTTCTCACTGTCAAAGATGTATACTGCTTCTGCATCCTTGTGGGTGGTTTCTTATCCTCCTCTTTCTCTTGGTGTGCCGATAACCTGGATTCTCCCACCTTTTTACACGACGTCGAATCTCTTGCCTGAATCCTATAACCAAGGGGACTCTCAAGGCCGTAAAGGAACTGTTATTTATACCTTGATGAGAAGTTGTGGAGGGAAGAATGGAGAAATACACAAAGATGCTATTTCTATTGAAGGGGCTAGGATAAAAACAAGTGATAGTGGCGATCTTGGTTGCATTCAAGCAAAGGATCGCTTGACTGGAAGAGCTGAAATTGCATCTTGTGTAAGGGTTGCTGAG GTAGCTCAAGTTAGAGTAACATCTAAAGAGTTCGCTTTCTATGTGGCTGACCTAGCTGTTGGTGCTGAGCTTGATCTTCTTGTACATTATCATGATGCTCTAG GAAACCCATTTCATGAAGCTTACGATGCGGTTCAAATTGATGCTGATACTAATTATCCTGAAGTTGTTTCCATTAATAGCACCCGTGACAGTTTCGGAAATATTCGTTTGAAG GCGACGCGCCATGGTAGAGCTCTTCTACGAATATCGATGAGCAATAATCAGCAAAAGTCGGATTACTTCATG GTTTCTGTTGGTGCCCATTTATTTCCTCAGAATCCAGTCTTGTATGTGGGTCGCTATATTAACTTCAGTGTAGGAG GGTCGGACAATGTAGTACCCGGTCGCTGGTTAAGTGCCAGTGATAATGTTGTATCTATTGATATGCTCTCCGGGGAAGCGCTTGCTCGTGGGGAAGGTACCACTCAAG TAATATTTGAAGGTTCGAATCTGAAACTGCAAACAGCTGTTACAGTGCAAAAAGTTGACGTGGTTTTGGTTGATTCTCCAGAAGAAACCTTAACAAACATCCCTTTCCCCACAAAAGGATATTACTTCTCCATTAGGTTCAG TGACCCGTCTGGACAGAACTTCGAATCTTTTAGTAGCAGTAAGGGAGTCAATTATGATTGCAGGGTAGACCCACCTTATATTGG TTATGCAAAACCATGGAGAGACCTTGATCTTGGTGTTACATATTGCCTCTTTTTCCCTTACTCACCGGAACACTTGGCACGGTCGATACCCAAGTCAAAGACCATGAGACCAGATATATCTCTTTCTATCACTGCTTCAATGAAAGAATTGGCACATGTATCAGGTTCTTCAACTGCACTTTTTATTGGGGGATTCTCAGTACTGGAAATGGACAAG GATCTTCTGCGGTTGAATTTGACGCCAGTATCCAACAAGAGTATGATAACGATTGTGGGGAACACAG acgTTGACATCTATTGGCAAAAGAGGGACTTGATGAGTGTGACCCCCGTTATAGTATATGAGTACGGGATGGGTGGGCAGGCGGAATATGAG GTCAAAGCGTTAAGAGCTACAAGGTTCAAAGACAAAATCATCATCACACTCCCAGCTACTG GTCAAAGAGTGGAAGTAGATGTCGGTTTTGAACCTGGAGAAACACGTTTATCATCAAGGAGTAATTTTGCGCTTTGGGCCAGTATTTTTGGGGTTGTTACTTTGTTCACGAGTTTGCTCATCTACAAGAAATTTCTTAACCAACCTGCAACGTCAAGGCCAACATCTGCTGCTCCGCGAGCCACGCCTATAAGACACACAGTCACGCCTGACCGTAACCGTAGTGTACAACAGCAATCCCCTCGGACTCCCGAGGTTTTCCTAGAGTATGTTAGAGATACAATAGACAAAACACCTTACTATAAGCGTGATGCAGTTCGAAGGCGTAATCCACAGAATACTTTTTAA